In Limnobaculum parvum, one DNA window encodes the following:
- the greB gene encoding transcription elongation factor GreB — protein sequence MAKSNYITRQGWEALDKELKYLWREERPVVTQAVSEAAAMGDRSENAEYIYGKKRLREIDRRVRFLTKRLEILKIVDPNPQQEGKVFFGAWVQVENEEGETNVFRLVGPDEFNPAKKWISIDSPVARALIGKKVDDEVSVDTPNGRVSYWVLDIRYQPFEE from the coding sequence ATGGCAAAAAGTAATTACATCACCCGTCAGGGCTGGGAAGCACTGGACAAGGAATTGAAGTATTTATGGCGTGAAGAGCGCCCTGTCGTGACTCAAGCTGTGTCTGAAGCCGCCGCGATGGGCGATCGCTCTGAAAATGCTGAATACATCTATGGTAAGAAACGGTTGCGTGAAATTGACCGCCGGGTTCGTTTTCTGACTAAGCGACTGGAAATACTGAAGATTGTTGACCCTAACCCACAGCAGGAAGGTAAAGTATTTTTTGGTGCTTGGGTTCAAGTGGAAAACGAAGAGGGAGAGACTAACGTTTTCCGTTTAGTGGGGCCTGATGAGTTTAATCCGGCAAAAAAATGGATATCTATCGATTCGCCGGTGGCCCGGGCACTGATTGGTAAAAAAGTGGATGATGAAGTGAGTGTAGATACACCGAATGGTCGAGTTAGCTATTGGGTATTGGATATTCGCTATCAACCCTTTGAAGAATAA
- a CDS encoding Tex family protein: MNNLLSRTIANELQVRPEQVLSTINLLDEGNTVPFIARYRKEVTGGLDDTQLRQLETRLVYLRELEDRRQTILKSIDEQGKLSDELASAIHGTMSKTELEDLYLPYKPKRRTRGQIAIEAGLEPLADSLWQDPQQEPEQAALPYVDSDKGVADVKAALDGARYILMERFSEDAGLLSKIREYLWKNAYLTSRVLEGKEQEGAKFRDYFAHQEPISSTPSHRALAMFRGRNESILSLALNADPQHDEPPRESYCEQIISDHLNLRLNNAPADSWRKAVVNWTWRIKILMHMETELMGSLRERAEDEAINVFARNMQDLLMAAPAGMRGTMGLDPGLRTGVKVAVVDATGKLVATDTIYPHTGQTAKAAAIVAALCIKHNVELVAIGNGTASRETERFYLDLQHQYPEVKGQKVIVSEAGASVYSASELAALEFPDLDVSLRGAVSIARRLQDPLAELVKIEPKSIGVGQYQHDVSQTLLARRLDAVVEDCVNAVGVDLNTASVPLLTRVAGLSRVIAQNIVDWRNTHGRFNNRSQLMDVSRLGPKAFEQCAGFLRINQGDNPLDASTVHPETYPVVERILQATHKTLHDLMGSPDALRGIKASDFTDERFGVPTVTDILKELEKPGRDPRPEFKTANFAEGVETLNDLNIGMILEGTVTNVTNFGAFVDIGVHQDGLVHISSLADKFVEDPHTVVKAGDVVKVKVMEVDLDRKRIALSMRLDEQPGEGSSRKSAPADNDSKPQRRSAPQKAKPASGGNNNNSAMGDALAAALNKMKR; the protein is encoded by the coding sequence ATGAATAATCTATTAAGTCGCACTATTGCCAATGAGCTACAGGTAAGACCTGAACAGGTCCTGTCCACCATTAACTTATTAGATGAGGGCAACACCGTTCCCTTTATTGCCCGTTACCGTAAAGAGGTCACTGGCGGGCTGGATGATACGCAACTCAGACAGTTGGAAACTCGATTGGTCTATCTGCGCGAACTGGAAGACCGCCGCCAGACGATTCTGAAGTCCATTGACGAGCAGGGTAAACTGTCTGATGAGCTGGCTTCTGCCATTCATGGCACCATGAGTAAAACCGAGCTGGAAGACCTCTACCTGCCTTATAAACCTAAACGCCGTACTCGTGGGCAGATCGCAATCGAAGCGGGTCTAGAGCCATTAGCTGATTCATTATGGCAAGACCCGCAACAGGAACCGGAACAAGCGGCGTTACCTTACGTAGACAGTGACAAAGGCGTGGCAGATGTCAAAGCCGCACTGGATGGTGCTCGTTACATTCTGATGGAGCGATTTTCAGAAGACGCTGGGTTACTCAGCAAAATACGGGAATACCTGTGGAAGAATGCTTATCTGACCTCTCGCGTGTTAGAAGGCAAAGAGCAGGAAGGTGCAAAATTCCGCGATTACTTTGCCCATCAGGAGCCCATTTCAAGTACCCCTTCCCACCGGGCGCTGGCTATGTTCCGTGGCCGCAATGAAAGTATTTTGAGTCTGGCACTGAATGCCGATCCGCAGCATGATGAGCCACCGCGTGAAAGCTATTGCGAACAAATTATTAGCGACCATCTGAATTTACGCCTGAACAATGCTCCCGCAGATAGCTGGCGTAAAGCGGTGGTTAACTGGACTTGGCGCATCAAAATTTTGATGCATATGGAAACCGAATTGATGGGCAGCCTGAGAGAACGGGCTGAAGATGAAGCGATCAACGTTTTTGCCCGAAATATGCAAGATTTACTCATGGCTGCGCCGGCGGGTATGCGGGGCACCATGGGCCTGGATCCAGGTCTGCGTACCGGTGTGAAAGTCGCCGTGGTAGATGCAACCGGTAAGCTGGTAGCCACCGATACCATTTATCCACATACCGGTCAGACAGCCAAAGCCGCCGCTATTGTTGCTGCACTCTGCATCAAACATAACGTAGAGTTGGTTGCCATTGGTAATGGTACGGCTTCAAGGGAAACTGAACGTTTCTATCTGGACTTGCAACACCAGTATCCGGAAGTAAAAGGCCAAAAAGTCATCGTTAGTGAAGCCGGTGCATCCGTCTATTCAGCTTCTGAGTTAGCCGCTCTGGAATTCCCTGACTTAGACGTATCTTTGCGCGGCGCAGTTTCTATTGCCCGTCGCCTGCAAGATCCGTTAGCGGAGTTGGTGAAGATTGAACCGAAATCCATTGGCGTAGGTCAGTATCAGCATGACGTTAGCCAAACGCTGCTGGCTCGCCGTCTGGATGCGGTGGTTGAGGACTGTGTAAACGCCGTTGGCGTCGATCTGAATACCGCTTCGGTTCCCCTGCTAACCCGCGTTGCCGGTTTAAGCCGGGTGATTGCACAGAATATTGTCGACTGGCGCAATACCCACGGTCGTTTCAATAACCGTAGCCAATTAATGGATGTTAGCCGCCTCGGCCCGAAAGCATTTGAACAGTGTGCGGGCTTCCTGCGTATTAATCAGGGGGATAACCCACTGGATGCCTCAACGGTTCACCCAGAAACCTATCCGGTGGTTGAACGTATTTTGCAGGCGACGCATAAAACCCTGCATGACTTGATGGGCAGCCCTGATGCATTGCGCGGTATAAAAGCGTCAGACTTTACCGATGAACGCTTTGGTGTACCTACCGTTACCGATATTCTGAAAGAGCTGGAAAAACCGGGCCGTGATCCACGCCCTGAGTTTAAAACCGCTAATTTTGCTGAAGGGGTGGAAACCCTGAATGATCTGAATATCGGTATGATTCTAGAAGGTACGGTGACTAACGTAACTAATTTTGGTGCGTTTGTGGACATTGGTGTGCACCAAGATGGTCTGGTACATATCTCTTCTTTGGCTGATAAGTTCGTGGAAGATCCCCACACCGTGGTCAAAGCCGGTGATGTCGTTAAAGTCAAGGTGATGGAAGTCGATCTGGACCGTAAGCGTATTGCCTTATCCATGCGGCTAGATGAACAGCCTGGGGAAGGAAGTAGCCGGAAATCAGCACCTGCCGATAACGATAGCAAGCCACAACGTCGCTCGGCGCCACAGAAGGCAAAACCAGCCTCCGGCGGCAACAATAACAATAGTGCGATGGGCGATGCACTGGCTGCGGCATTGAATAAAATGAAGCGCTGA
- the feoA gene encoding ferrous iron transporter A, whose product MTPLQPQCSYKITGFAPEINPAYRQKLLSLGLLPGSVFRVIRVAPLGDPIQIETPRVCLVLRKKDLNFIRLALVE is encoded by the coding sequence ATGACTCCTCTACAACCTCAGTGCTCATACAAAATCACCGGGTTCGCACCTGAGATCAACCCTGCATATCGTCAAAAATTGTTATCTCTCGGGCTATTACCCGGTTCAGTATTCCGCGTTATTCGCGTAGCACCATTAGGCGATCCGATTCAAATCGAAACACCACGGGTGTGCTTAGTTTTGCGAAAGAAAGACCTGAATTTTATTAGGCTCGCACTGGTTGAATAA
- the feoB gene encoding Fe(2+) transporter permease subunit FeoB → MKQLTIGLIGNPNSGKTTLFNQLTGSRQRVGNWAGVTVERKEGHFKTDDSQVTLVDLPGTYSLTTISEHTSLDEQIACHYILSGEADLLLNVMDASNLERSLYLTLQLLELGIPCIIALNMLDIARDQHIEIDIEALSKKLGCPIIPLVSTRGRGLKELKSAIDGPQLNQHQSLITYPDIIEDQAAKLASLMPAQLPDQQTRWLALQMLEGDIYSRSLSGAAETQLLQARSVLQQHYQEDPGLIIADARYQTIATICHDVHNLSQAQPSKLTQTLDKILINRWLGLPIFLFVMYLMFVLAINIGGALQPLFDVGSAAIFISGIQWVGHALSFPEWLTIFLAQGVGGGINTVLPLVPQIGLMYLFLAFLEDSGYMARAAFVMDKLMYALGLPGKSFVPLIVGFGCNVPSIMGTRTLDAPRERLITILMAPFMSCGARLAIFAVFSAAFFGKDGALVVFSLYILGIVVAILTGLMLKFTIMRGESTPFIMELPVYHVPHFKSLLLQTWQRLKGFVLRAGTVIVIASVLIGGLNSFSFSGKPVNNLNDSALASTSKVLTPLLHPIGVTQDNWQATVGLITGAMAKEVVVGTLNTLYTAEQITNKPFDYENFNLLTELEGAVIETWESLKGTFTLSALSNPIEASKGDGEMDGTSMGVMSSKFGSISAAYSYLIFVLLYVPCVSVMGAIARESSKGWMIFSIFWGLDIAYSLSAAFYQIANFSAHPQQSSVIIAAIVIFNLLLMYALYHLRDRVTTSMPKAAPEVCCKNNKAGNCH, encoded by the coding sequence ATGAAACAACTTACTATCGGGTTAATCGGTAACCCAAACTCAGGTAAAACCACACTGTTTAATCAGCTTACCGGCTCGCGTCAACGCGTAGGCAATTGGGCTGGGGTCACTGTTGAGCGTAAGGAAGGCCATTTCAAAACCGATGACAGCCAGGTAACCTTGGTAGATTTACCGGGAACCTACTCGCTAACCACAATCTCTGAGCACACTTCCCTTGATGAGCAGATTGCCTGTCATTATATCCTGAGCGGAGAAGCCGACCTGCTTCTCAATGTGATGGATGCTTCCAATTTGGAACGCAGTCTGTATTTGACGCTTCAGCTGTTGGAGCTGGGTATTCCCTGCATTATCGCTCTCAATATGCTGGATATTGCTCGCGATCAGCATATTGAAATTGATATTGAAGCCTTATCGAAAAAGTTAGGGTGCCCAATCATTCCATTGGTTTCAACCCGTGGGCGGGGCCTGAAAGAACTGAAGTCTGCGATTGACGGCCCGCAGCTAAATCAACATCAATCGCTAATCACTTACCCTGATATCATTGAAGATCAGGCGGCCAAGCTGGCTAGCCTGATGCCAGCCCAATTGCCAGACCAACAAACTCGCTGGCTGGCTCTCCAAATGTTAGAAGGTGATATTTATAGTCGATCGCTGTCCGGCGCGGCGGAAACCCAGCTACTGCAGGCCCGTTCTGTGCTGCAACAGCATTATCAGGAAGATCCGGGGCTAATCATTGCTGATGCACGCTATCAAACCATTGCCACCATTTGTCACGATGTGCATAACCTGAGTCAGGCACAACCGAGCAAGCTAACCCAAACTTTAGATAAAATCTTGATTAATCGCTGGCTTGGGTTGCCTATCTTCCTGTTTGTGATGTATCTGATGTTCGTGCTGGCCATTAACATCGGTGGTGCACTACAACCGCTGTTTGACGTTGGTTCTGCGGCCATTTTTATCTCTGGCATTCAATGGGTTGGTCACGCACTGAGCTTCCCTGAATGGCTAACAATTTTTCTGGCGCAGGGTGTCGGTGGCGGTATCAACACGGTACTCCCATTGGTACCGCAAATTGGCCTGATGTACCTGTTCCTCGCTTTTCTGGAGGATTCCGGTTACATGGCGCGCGCAGCCTTCGTCATGGACAAACTGATGTATGCGCTAGGATTACCCGGCAAATCGTTTGTTCCGCTGATCGTCGGCTTTGGTTGTAACGTGCCTTCCATCATGGGTACCCGTACTCTGGATGCACCACGCGAACGTTTAATCACGATACTGATGGCCCCGTTTATGTCCTGCGGTGCCCGATTGGCGATCTTTGCGGTTTTCTCCGCTGCTTTTTTTGGCAAAGATGGCGCACTGGTGGTCTTCTCGCTGTATATACTGGGTATCGTAGTGGCTATTCTTACCGGCCTAATGTTGAAATTCACCATTATGCGCGGCGAATCGACGCCATTTATTATGGAGTTACCGGTTTACCACGTTCCCCACTTCAAAAGCCTGTTGTTACAAACCTGGCAGCGTCTGAAAGGCTTCGTGTTGCGTGCCGGTACGGTTATCGTTATCGCCAGCGTATTAATTGGTGGTCTCAACAGTTTTTCATTTTCCGGCAAACCGGTGAATAACCTGAATGATTCGGCCCTAGCCTCTACCAGTAAAGTGCTGACGCCGCTGCTTCATCCTATTGGCGTTACTCAAGATAACTGGCAGGCTACTGTTGGCTTAATTACCGGTGCTATGGCGAAAGAAGTGGTGGTAGGTACCCTAAATACCCTGTACACCGCAGAGCAGATTACCAACAAGCCATTCGACTATGAAAACTTTAATCTGCTAACTGAGCTGGAAGGTGCGGTAATAGAAACGTGGGAAAGTCTGAAAGGTACTTTCACTCTCAGCGCATTAAGTAACCCGATTGAGGCCAGTAAAGGCGATGGCGAGATGGACGGCACCTCAATGGGCGTCATGAGCAGCAAATTTGGCAGTATTTCTGCCGCCTATAGCTACCTGATCTTCGTGTTGCTTTACGTTCCTTGTGTTTCAGTTATGGGGGCAATTGCCCGTGAGAGCAGTAAAGGCTGGATGATCTTCTCTATCTTCTGGGGATTGGATATCGCCTACAGCCTGTCAGCAGCGTTCTATCAAATAGCCAATTTCTCTGCTCACCCGCAGCAAAGTAGCGTGATTATTGCCGCCATTGTGATATTTAACCTACTTCTGATGTATGCCCTGTACCACTTACGCGATAGGGTAACCACCAGCATGCCGAAAGCGGCCCCAGAAGTTTGCTGTAAAAATAATAAAGCGGGGAATTGCCACTAA
- a CDS encoding FeoC-like transcriptional regulator: MVSLIAIRDAVALQGIAELNQLSRQFDQPPVLMQAMLKQLETMGRIERVEADNSCLIGNCKDCPEGKKCLTEAYRIKKNISA, from the coding sequence ATGGTCAGCTTAATTGCCATCCGTGATGCCGTTGCCCTACAAGGCATCGCGGAATTAAATCAGCTCAGCCGTCAGTTTGACCAACCTCCAGTGCTGATGCAGGCTATGCTAAAACAGTTGGAAACAATGGGAAGAATTGAACGGGTAGAAGCTGACAACAGTTGTCTGATAGGCAACTGTAAGGATTGTCCTGAAGGGAAAAAGTGCCTGACTGAAGCTTACAGAATCAAAAAGAATATCTCAGCCTGA
- the bioH gene encoding pimeloyl-ACP methyl ester esterase BioH, with protein sequence MTSLYWRIFGEGQIDLVLLHGWGLNAEVWGCITDRLAPHFRLHLVDLPGYGRSQGYGVLSLREMAEVVLENAPQQAVWLGWSMGGLIASKIALMASERMQALITVASSPCFCASDEDQWPGIRADVLRGFEVQLSQNFEQTVAQFMALQTLGAPNARNDAQKLNQVVLDCPMPEVSVLHGGLDLLAENDLRQALINLPIPLLRIYGSLDGLVPRRMIPQLDALWPQSRSILINHAAHAPFISHPDEFCHQLLSFIRALSLENEDGVTKGMD encoded by the coding sequence ATGACATCTCTTTACTGGCGGATTTTTGGTGAAGGTCAGATCGATCTTGTGCTACTGCACGGATGGGGACTGAATGCCGAGGTTTGGGGTTGCATTACCGACCGACTTGCGCCGCATTTTCGACTTCATCTGGTGGATTTGCCCGGGTATGGTCGTAGTCAGGGATACGGTGTACTCAGTTTACGAGAGATGGCAGAGGTTGTGCTGGAGAATGCGCCTCAACAGGCAGTATGGCTCGGGTGGTCAATGGGGGGACTGATTGCCAGTAAAATAGCTTTAATGGCGTCAGAGCGCATGCAGGCTTTAATTACTGTGGCTTCTTCCCCCTGTTTTTGTGCCAGCGATGAAGATCAGTGGCCGGGTATTCGAGCCGATGTGTTACGTGGTTTTGAAGTGCAGCTCAGTCAGAACTTTGAACAAACGGTCGCTCAGTTTATGGCGTTACAAACGCTAGGGGCGCCTAATGCTAGAAACGATGCCCAAAAATTAAACCAAGTGGTGCTGGATTGTCCGATGCCCGAAGTTAGTGTGTTGCACGGTGGATTGGACTTGCTGGCAGAGAATGATTTGCGTCAGGCATTGATTAACTTACCCATACCTCTACTACGAATTTATGGTTCTCTTGATGGGTTAGTACCGAGACGGATGATTCCTCAGTTAGATGCATTATGGCCACAATCCCGCTCGATTCTGATTAATCATGCGGCCCATGCACCGTTTATCTCTCATCCGGATGAGTTTTGTCATCAGTTGCTGAGTTTTATCCGGGCGTTGTCGCTAGAAAATGAGGATGGGGTAACGAAGGGAATGGACTGA
- a CDS encoding phosphoribosyltransferase family protein codes for MPFIDSLCWLCQRPLAIAHHGICSICLSLLPTLPHCCHRCGLPAEPLLSFCDECQRKPPAWSQLIAVSDYSYPIKYFITRLKFYREDKYVPLLSRLLLLRWLDAHRNQQIERPQLLLTVPLHHTRHWKRGFNQTALIAHRLVRWINIPYREDILIRHRATPPQQSLKAELRQHNLTNAFSCAGDIRGLHIALLDDIVTTGNTVAEITHLLLHHGAASVQIWCLCRTLKSEGK; via the coding sequence ATGCCTTTTATCGATAGCCTATGCTGGCTCTGCCAGCGACCTCTAGCGATAGCTCACCACGGTATTTGCAGTATTTGTTTGAGCCTGTTACCCACATTACCTCACTGCTGCCATCGCTGTGGTTTACCCGCAGAACCACTATTATCATTCTGTGATGAATGCCAACGAAAGCCTCCAGCCTGGTCACAGCTTATTGCCGTCAGCGACTATAGCTATCCGATAAAATACTTTATCACCCGACTGAAATTTTATAGAGAGGATAAATATGTCCCTCTGCTTTCACGGCTGCTGCTTTTAAGGTGGCTCGATGCTCACCGCAACCAACAAATAGAACGCCCGCAACTATTGCTTACCGTTCCACTACACCATACACGCCATTGGAAACGAGGGTTTAACCAGACCGCGCTGATTGCCCATCGGCTGGTACGTTGGATCAACATTCCTTACCGAGAAGATATCCTTATCCGCCATCGCGCTACACCACCTCAACAAAGCTTAAAAGCCGAGCTGCGCCAGCATAATCTAACCAATGCCTTTTCCTGTGCTGGGGATATACGTGGCCTACACATCGCTTTGCTGGATGACATTGTTACTACGGGCAATACGGTGGCAGAAATCACCCATTTGCTATTACACCACGGGGCCGCTTCAGTACAAATTTGGTGTTTATGTCGAACCTTGAAGAGTGAGGGTAAATAG
- the nfuA gene encoding Fe-S biogenesis protein NfuA has protein sequence MITITDSAQTHFKKLLANQEEGTQIRVFVINPGTPTAECGVSYCPPDAVEANDTELKFNEFSAYIDEISAPYLEDAMIDFVTDQLGAQLTLKAPNAKMRKVDDDAPLIERVEYMLQSQINPQLAGHGGRVSLMEITDEGYAILQFGGGCNGCSMVDYTLKEGIEKELLQKFPELKGVKDQTEHESGEHSYYK, from the coding sequence ATGATTACAATTACTGATTCGGCACAAACCCACTTTAAAAAATTACTGGCTAATCAGGAAGAAGGCACGCAGATCCGTGTTTTCGTGATTAACCCTGGTACGCCTACCGCTGAGTGTGGTGTCTCTTATTGCCCACCGGATGCGGTTGAAGCCAATGACACTGAGCTAAAATTTAATGAGTTCTCTGCCTATATTGATGAAATTAGCGCGCCCTACTTAGAAGATGCAATGATTGATTTTGTTACCGACCAACTGGGCGCACAGCTTACGCTGAAAGCACCAAACGCTAAAATGCGTAAAGTTGACGACGATGCACCTTTGATTGAGCGCGTTGAATATATGCTGCAATCACAAATCAACCCTCAGTTAGCAGGACACGGCGGCCGAGTTTCTCTGATGGAAATTACCGATGAAGGTTATGCCATTCTGCAATTCGGCGGCGGCTGTAACGGCTGTTCGATGGTGGATTACACGCTGAAAGAAGGCATTGAAAAAGAACTGCTCCAAAAATTCCCTGAGTTGAAAGGGGTTAAAGACCAGACCGAGCATGAGAGTGGTGAGCATTCTTATTATAAGTAA
- the glpD gene encoding glycerol-3-phosphate dehydrogenase gives METKDLIVIGGGINGAGIAADAAGRGLSVLLLEAKDLACATSSASSKLIHGGLRYLEHYEFRLVSEALAEREVLLRLAPHIAFPLRFRLPHQPHLRPAWMIRAGLFLYDHLGKRTSLPASNGLKFGSGSVLKPELTRGFEYSDCWVDDARLVVLNALEVVERGGEVRTQTKVTRAWREENLWVVEARDEVSGEVSTWRAKGLVNATGPWVKQFYDDGLQLKSPRGIRLIKGSHIVVRKVHSESQAYILQNEDNRIVFVIPWLGEFSIIGTTDVEYHGDPLDVKIDDNEVNYLLKVYNDHFKKQLAKDDIVWTYSGVRPLCDDESDSAQAVTRDYTLEVADDAGKAPLLSVFGGKLTTYRKLAEHAMEKLVNYYPGIGPAWTKNSILPGGGMGTDRNSYAEALRRKYSWLPASLAIRYAHTYGSRSQMILENKTSLTDLGEDFGHGLYEAELEYLVAKEWVHNLDDAIWRRTKMGMWLDESQKQRVTAWLADVAVRKQPYVE, from the coding sequence ATGGAAACCAAAGATTTGATTGTTATCGGCGGAGGGATCAATGGCGCGGGTATTGCTGCGGATGCTGCCGGGCGTGGGCTTTCCGTTTTACTACTGGAAGCTAAAGATCTTGCCTGCGCTACCTCATCAGCCAGTTCCAAGTTGATTCATGGCGGATTACGCTATCTGGAACACTATGAATTTCGTCTGGTCAGTGAAGCATTGGCTGAACGCGAAGTATTGTTACGCTTGGCACCACACATTGCTTTTCCTCTGCGTTTTCGTTTGCCACATCAGCCGCATTTGCGTCCAGCTTGGATGATTCGCGCTGGGCTGTTTCTTTATGATCATCTAGGTAAGCGCACCAGCTTACCGGCCAGTAACGGTTTAAAGTTTGGTTCTGGCTCGGTGTTAAAGCCTGAGCTGACTCGCGGTTTTGAATATTCTGATTGCTGGGTAGACGATGCGCGGTTAGTGGTGTTGAATGCCCTTGAAGTGGTTGAACGTGGTGGTGAAGTCCGGACCCAAACCAAAGTGACTCGCGCATGGCGTGAAGAGAATCTTTGGGTGGTTGAAGCTCGAGATGAAGTCAGCGGTGAAGTATCGACTTGGCGAGCGAAAGGTTTGGTTAATGCGACTGGCCCATGGGTAAAACAATTTTATGATGATGGCCTACAGCTTAAGTCTCCACGGGGTATTCGCCTGATTAAGGGCAGCCATATCGTGGTGCGAAAGGTGCATTCTGAGTCGCAAGCCTATATTTTGCAAAACGAGGATAACCGTATTGTGTTTGTTATTCCTTGGTTGGGTGAGTTCTCTATTATTGGTACCACCGATGTGGAATATCATGGCGATCCTCTTGATGTAAAAATTGATGATAATGAAGTGAATTACCTGCTTAAGGTATATAACGATCATTTTAAAAAGCAACTGGCTAAAGATGATATTGTTTGGACCTATTCTGGCGTGCGTCCACTGTGTGATGATGAGTCTGATTCAGCACAGGCAGTAACCCGTGACTATACGCTGGAAGTGGCGGACGATGCAGGTAAAGCACCATTGCTATCTGTCTTTGGCGGTAAGCTAACCACCTACCGTAAACTGGCTGAGCATGCGATGGAAAAACTGGTTAACTATTACCCCGGTATTGGCCCAGCCTGGACCAAAAACAGCATATTGCCAGGTGGCGGAATGGGAACCGATCGTAATAGTTATGCAGAAGCATTGCGCCGTAAATATAGCTGGTTACCGGCTAGCTTAGCCATTCGCTATGCCCATACTTACGGCTCTCGTAGTCAGATGATTCTGGAAAACAAAACTAGCCTGACAGATTTAGGCGAAGACTTTGGTCACGGTCTGTATGAAGCAGAACTAGAGTATCTGGTTGCTAAAGAATGGGTACATAACTTAGATGATGCCATCTGGCGTCGCACCAAGATGGGCATGTGGCTGGACGAAAGCCAAAAACAACGAGTCACCGCATGGCTGGCGGATGTTGCGGTCAGAAAGCAACCGTACGTGGAATAG
- a CDS encoding glycine zipper 2TM domain-containing protein: MNKSMLVGIGFGIAIALGITAIASDGISLFSTQPKYAEVVSVTPVKETIKTPRKECQDVTVTHKKPVKDQHQIAGSILGAVAGGVLGHQFGGGHGKQLATIAGAAAGGYTGHEVQGHLQNSDTYATTEKRCKTVEETSEKILGYDVAYKVGDKPGNVRMDHQPGKQIPLDDKGQLIVTAPVVHAK; this comes from the coding sequence ATGAACAAATCTATGCTAGTGGGTATTGGCTTTGGAATTGCGATCGCATTAGGTATTACCGCCATTGCTTCTGATGGTATTAGCCTCTTTTCTACTCAGCCAAAGTATGCTGAGGTCGTTTCCGTCACGCCAGTTAAAGAAACCATCAAAACACCCCGTAAAGAGTGCCAAGATGTCACCGTAACCCATAAAAAACCGGTGAAAGACCAGCATCAAATTGCAGGTTCAATTCTGGGTGCCGTTGCCGGTGGAGTACTGGGCCATCAGTTTGGTGGAGGGCATGGTAAACAGTTAGCAACCATTGCTGGCGCAGCCGCCGGGGGCTATACCGGTCACGAAGTTCAGGGGCATTTACAGAACAGTGATACCTATGCCACTACAGAAAAACGCTGCAAAACCGTAGAAGAGACTTCAGAGAAAATTCTCGGTTACGACGTGGCTTACAAAGTCGGGGATAAACCGGGAAATGTTCGTATGGACCACCAACCCGGAAAACAGATCCCGCTGGATGATAAAGGCCAGCTCATAGTGACGGCACCTGTAGTTCACGCGAAATAA
- a CDS encoding DeoR/GlpR family transcriptional regulator, with protein MKQIQRHESIIDLVRKHGYVSTEELVEHFGVSPQTIRRDLNELADQNKIQRHHGGAALPSSSAVNAAYHDRKVMRLEEKARIAERVASYIPDGATLFIDIGTTPEAVAHALLNHKNLRVVTNNLNVATLLTSKPDFRLILAGGEVRSRDGGIIGEATLDFISQFRLDYGILGISGIDMDGSLLEFDYHEVRTKRAIIENSRSVMLVTDHSKFGRNAMVNLGNMGLIDYLFTDEEPPASVMSIIKQYDVKLELC; from the coding sequence GTGAAACAAATTCAACGGCATGAGTCTATTATCGATTTAGTGCGTAAGCATGGTTATGTTAGTACTGAAGAACTGGTAGAACATTTTGGTGTAAGCCCACAGACTATTCGTCGCGATTTGAATGAGTTGGCGGATCAAAATAAAATCCAGCGCCATCATGGCGGTGCCGCACTGCCTTCAAGCTCGGCTGTCAATGCGGCTTATCACGATCGTAAAGTGATGCGGCTGGAGGAAAAAGCGCGTATCGCTGAGCGTGTTGCCAGTTATATTCCCGACGGTGCAACGCTGTTTATCGACATAGGTACCACACCGGAAGCGGTGGCTCATGCGTTGTTGAACCATAAGAATTTACGGGTAGTCACTAATAACCTGAACGTTGCAACGCTGTTGACCAGCAAGCCTGATTTTCGTTTGATTTTGGCCGGGGGAGAAGTTCGTTCCCGGGATGGCGGTATTATTGGCGAAGCAACGTTGGATTTTATCTCTCAGTTTCGTCTGGATTACGGTATTTTGGGCATCAGCGGTATTGATATGGACGGTAGCTTGCTGGAGTTTGACTATCATGAAGTTCGTACCAAACGGGCGATTATAGAAAATTCCCGCAGTGTGATGCTGGTTACCGATCATTCCAAATTTGGTCGTAATGCGATGGTTAATTTAGGCAATATGGGGCTGATTGACTATCTGTTTACCGACGAAGAACCACCCGCCAGCGTAATGAGTATTATCAAACAGTATGACGTGAAGTTGGAACTGTGCTAA